The following DNA comes from Candidatus Thiodictyon syntrophicum.
CTGGCACGTCCTTTGCTGAGTGTTGAATCAACCAAACTGTCGCTTCCCCCCGCGCCCGGGAGCAGGCTTTGGTCGGTCGCTGCCCCCCTCGGGTCGGCCGCGGATTACAGCCAACCAACCACCTTTCAGGAGGCGAGTGCCGACATGACCTGGTCAACCCCCGCTTACGAGGATCTGCGTCTGGGCTTCGAGATCAACCTGTATATCAACAACCGGTAGATCGCCCGCGACAACCAGGCCCCGGGGACTCCCGGGGCCTTTCACCGAGCACCGAACTCCCGTCAATCGCCCACGGCACCCTCGGCAGTCCGCCTATGCATATCCGCGTCCTGGGTTCCGGTGCCGGCGGCGGCTTCCCGCAATGGAACTGCAACTGCCCCAACTGTTCAGGGGTCCGCGCCGGACTCATCAGGGCCACGCCGCGCACCCAATCCTCGATCGCGGTCAGTGCCGACGGTGACGACTGGATTCTTTTCAATGCCTCGCCCGACATCCGCGCCCAATTGGCGTCATTTCCGGCCCTGCAGCCGGGCCGCCGGGTGCGCGATACCGCCATCCGCGCCATCCTGCTGGTGGACGCCCAAATCGACCATACTACGGGCCTTTTGATGTTGCGCGAGCACACGGCGCCCTGGGATATCTACTGTACCGCGGCGATCGCACAGGATCTCAGCAGCGGCTTCCCCATCTTCAATATCCTGGCCCACTTTCGCGGGGTCAACTGGCACGAGGTCCTGACCGACCGGTCCGACTTCGCCATCCCCGGGGCGGCGGGGCTGACCTTTACCGCCGTGCCCCTGAAGAGCGAGGCACCCCCCTACTCACCGCACCGTCACAATACGGTCCCGGGCGACAACATTGGGGTGCGGGTGCGCGACGAGCGCACCCACGGGACCCTCTTCTATGCCCCGGGCCTGGGCCGCGTCGACGATGAGGTCTTCGCCTGTATGCAGGAGGCCGATTGCCTGCTGGTGGACGGGACCCTGTGGACCGACGACGAGATGATCCGCTCCGGCATCGGCGACAAGCCCGGCAGCGCCATGGGGCACCTGGATCAATCCGGCCGCGGCGGTATCATGGAGCACCTGGGCCGCCTCACCGGGCCGCGCAAGATATTGATCCACATTAACAACACCAATCCGATCCTGGACGAGGACAGCCCCGAGCGGCACGCCCTGGAGGCGGCCGGGATCGAGGTTGCGTATGATGGCATGACGATCGAGTTGTAGGAACGGTTCACTCATAAGTTAAGCAAGTTCCTTAAGGAAGTCGATTAAGAATTGCTTTCAGCGTCGTTGTCGTTGTCGTTGTCGTTGTCGAGGTTATCGTAGCGCCCCGGATTCTCTCGCACCACGAATTGCATCGCCTCTTCGATTACGACAACGACAACGACAACGATTGTGTCGTGTTTAACTTGTTCTTGACTGGTTACTTAGCGCTTTGCCGCGCCTAATTGCGGAGCACCGATGACTACAGACCTGGACGCGCCCTGGACCAGGGCCGAATTCGAGCAGCGCCTGCGCGACAAGGAGCGCTATTACCATATCCACCATGAGCTCCATGTCCTGATGAACACGGGCCAGGTGGAGAAGCCCGTGATCCAGGGTTGGGTGGCGAATCGCTTCTATTACCAGACCGCCATCCCGCTCAAGGACGCGGCCATCATGGCCAATTGCCCGGACCGCGATGTGCGCCGCCTGTGGGTACAGCGCATCATCGACCATGACGGCACCCAGGGCGACGAGGGCGGGATCGAGGCCTGGCTGCAACTCGGGGAGGCGGTGGGCCTGACCCGTGACGACCTGCTGTCCCACCGGCACCTGCTGCCGGGGGTGCGGTTCGCGGTGGACGCCTATGTCGACTTCGCGCGCCGCCAGCCCTGGGAGGTCGCCGCCAGTTCATCCCTCACCGAACTCTTCGCCCCGACCATCCACCAGGCGCGACTCGACGCCTGGCCGGAACACTACCCCTGGATCGAGCCCAAGGGCTATGCCTACTTCCGCAAGCGCCTCGCCGAGGCCAGGCGGGACGTGGAGCACGGGCTCGCAATCACGCTCGACTATTACCGCACGCGCGCCCAGCAAGAGCGTATGCTCGAGGTGCTCCAGTTCAAGCTCGATGTGCTCTGGACCATGCTGGACTGCATGTGGCTCGCCTATGTCGCCAAGCGTCCGCCCTATCACAATGTCGGGGGTCGGCCATGAGCCCCGCCCAGCAGGCGCCGGGCGGCATAGGTCCGGACGATGTGCCGCGTCTGTCGCCCATGTTTCGCCTCCAGTGGGAGGAGGCTCAGGGGTGCCGGGTCCTGCTCTACCCGGAGGGCATGGTCCGGCTCAACGGGCCGGCCGGCGAGATCCTCAACTGCTGCGACGGGGTACGGCCGGTGGCGGCGATCATCGGTGAACTGGCCGAGCGCTTTCCCGACGCGGCGACCCTGAGCAATGACGTCTACCAATTCCTCGATAAAGCCCATGAAAACCAATGGATCGACTACGCCCCGGCCTAAGCCGCTATGGCTGCTGGCGGAGCTGACCTATCGCTGCCCGCTACAATGCCCCTACTGCTCCAACCCGCTCGATATTGCCCGCTACCGCAATGAGCTCAGTACGGACGAATGGATCAGGGTCTTTCGCGAGGCGCGGGCCATGGGCGCCGTGCAACTCGGCCTCTCCGGCGGCGAGGCCCTGGTGCGTAAGGACCTGGAGGAGTTGATCGCCGCGGCCCACGGCCTCGGCTACTATACCAATCTGCTCACCTCCGGCCTCGGCATGGACGAGCCGCGCATCCGCGCCTTCAAGGAGGCGGGGCTCGACCACATCCAGATCAGCTTCCAGGCGAGCGGTGCGGAACTCAACGACTTCATCGCCGGCACCGCTTCGTTCCAGCACAAGCTGGAGATGGCGCGCCTCGTCAAGCAATACGGCTACCCCATGGTGCTGTGTTTCGTCCTGCACCGCCACAATACCGACCAGGTGGAGCAGATCCTGGATATGGCCCACGCCCTGAAGGCGGACTATGTCGAGCTGGCAACCACCCAGTATTACGGCTGGGCGCTGCTGAACCGCGATCAACTGCTCCCGACCCGCGCCCAGGTAGAACATGCCCAGGCCGTGGCCCACCGCTATCAGAAAGAGCTCAAGGGCCGCATGAAGACACTCTATGTCGTCCCGGACTATTATGAGGAGCGCCCCAAGGCGTGCATGAAGGGCTGGGGCGCCATCTTCCTCACCGTCGCCCCGGACGGCACCGCGCTCCCCTGCCACGCCGCCGGCGGACTGCCGGGTCTCAGCTTCCCCAACGTGCGCGACCACGGCCTGGAATGGATCTGGAACGAGTCCCCGGACTTCAATAAATTCCGTGGTTTCGGGTGGATGAAGGAGCCGTGCCGGACCTGCCCGGAGCAGGCCAGGGATTTCGGCGGCTGCCGCTGCCAGGCCTATCTGCTCACCGGCGATCCCGCCAACGCCGACCCGGTCTGTGCCAAGTCGCCCCATCATGCCGAGTTGACGCAGAAGGTGCAGGCCATCAACGCAGCGGCGCCCTGGCCCGGGCCGG
Coding sequences within:
- the pqqA gene encoding pyrroloquinoline quinone precursor peptide PqqA codes for the protein MTWSTPAYEDLRLGFEINLYINNR
- the pqqB gene encoding pyrroloquinoline quinone biosynthesis protein PqqB, coding for MHIRVLGSGAGGGFPQWNCNCPNCSGVRAGLIRATPRTQSSIAVSADGDDWILFNASPDIRAQLASFPALQPGRRVRDTAIRAILLVDAQIDHTTGLLMLREHTAPWDIYCTAAIAQDLSSGFPIFNILAHFRGVNWHEVLTDRSDFAIPGAAGLTFTAVPLKSEAPPYSPHRHNTVPGDNIGVRVRDERTHGTLFYAPGLGRVDDEVFACMQEADCLLVDGTLWTDDEMIRSGIGDKPGSAMGHLDQSGRGGIMEHLGRLTGPRKILIHINNTNPILDEDSPERHALEAAGIEVAYDGMTIEL
- the pqqC gene encoding pyrroloquinoline-quinone synthase PqqC codes for the protein MTTDLDAPWTRAEFEQRLRDKERYYHIHHELHVLMNTGQVEKPVIQGWVANRFYYQTAIPLKDAAIMANCPDRDVRRLWVQRIIDHDGTQGDEGGIEAWLQLGEAVGLTRDDLLSHRHLLPGVRFAVDAYVDFARRQPWEVAASSSLTELFAPTIHQARLDAWPEHYPWIEPKGYAYFRKRLAEARRDVEHGLAITLDYYRTRAQQERMLEVLQFKLDVLWTMLDCMWLAYVAKRPPYHNVGGRP
- the pqqD gene encoding pyrroloquinoline quinone biosynthesis peptide chaperone PqqD, which encodes MSPAQQAPGGIGPDDVPRLSPMFRLQWEEAQGCRVLLYPEGMVRLNGPAGEILNCCDGVRPVAAIIGELAERFPDAATLSNDVYQFLDKAHENQWIDYAPA
- the pqqE gene encoding pyrroloquinoline quinone biosynthesis protein PqqE, which translates into the protein MKTNGSTTPRPKPLWLLAELTYRCPLQCPYCSNPLDIARYRNELSTDEWIRVFREARAMGAVQLGLSGGEALVRKDLEELIAAAHGLGYYTNLLTSGLGMDEPRIRAFKEAGLDHIQISFQASGAELNDFIAGTASFQHKLEMARLVKQYGYPMVLCFVLHRHNTDQVEQILDMAHALKADYVELATTQYYGWALLNRDQLLPTRAQVEHAQAVAHRYQKELKGRMKTLYVVPDYYEERPKACMKGWGAIFLTVAPDGTALPCHAAGGLPGLSFPNVRDHGLEWIWNESPDFNKFRGFGWMKEPCRTCPEQARDFGGCRCQAYLLTGDPANADPVCAKSPHHAELTQKVQAINAAAPWPGPAAPLIYRNFRNSKRQMGSDLPD